A genomic region of Bombus terrestris chromosome 12, iyBomTerr1.2, whole genome shotgun sequence contains the following coding sequences:
- the LOC100646002 gene encoding organic cation transporter protein isoform X2: protein MPANGDNDRGRTKDTDPLLEALDKLGYGSSFLWIIFIFTLTPTIFNGMHSMSYIFIAETPTHWCAIPSLTAANWTDEEIRNISSTSSCTMYDYNYEDFAHIGFEKALEYKISKPLPESISCEVRSFANDIDGTSLVQDWDLVCDKTVARSSTHMALSLGKLLGSALFGVIADKYGRKICYVIGIIMLITSGPAGAIVPWYWGFIISRVVNGASHAAIQYSSFTTLTEVANEKHRQWMGIAYNVGYATGIVIVPGVAYLLHEWRYIQLAISLPALLLLIHLWLMPESPRWLITHNRRQEAKSLIDRASKGSPDAEMSTSLTSPIQIQELKQESKDTKEGLHKNIKGFLVLLSNSELRKRILITNFTWMTASLTYYALALNVNNFSTNRYIYVLVMGLTEIPAYLIPTPILMIMGRRLGSVILYVIAALCLLCILAIPTTQNDAIMTVSLIGRFSASAAYGIVILYSSELFPTVCRNSAVGTNSAMSHVGSVAAPYVADLLGAVVWWGPTTLCGGLALIASILCSILPETRGRPLANTVNEEITEERENVSFYNSCKCV from the exons ATGCCCGCCAATGGAGATAACGATAGAGGAAGAACGAAAGACACGGATCCGCTGCTCGAAGCGCTTGATAAACTCGGATATGGGTCCAGCTTTTTAtggataatattcatttttacacTGACACCGACGATATTCAATGGAATGCACTCCATGTCTTATATCTTTATTGCCGAA ACTCCCACACATTGGTGTGCAATACCAAGTTTGACTGCCGCAAATTGGACGGACGAAGAAATAAGAAACATCTCATCGACCAGTTCATGTACTATGTACGATTATAATTATGAAGACTTTGCGCATATTGGATTCGAGAAAGcattagaatataaaatttcgaagCCTCTGCCTGAGTCAATTTCTTGTGAAGTAAGGAGTTTCGCGAATGACATCGATGGAACTTCTCTCGTGCAAGAT tgGGATTTGGTATGCGATAAAACCGTGGCCCGTTCGAGCACTCACATGGCTTTGTCCCTTGGAAAATTATTGGGTAGCGCTTTGTTCGGAGTCATCGCAGATAAATATGGCCGAAAAATCTGTTACGTTATTGGAATAATAATGTTAATCACCTCTGGTCCAGCTGGTGCGATCGTGCCTTGGTATTGGGGTTTTATAATCTCGAGAGTAGTTAACGGTGCTAGTCATGCAGCCATACAGTATTCGTCTTTCACGACAC TCACAGAGGTAGCGAATGAAAAACACAGACAATGGATGGGAATTGCTTACAACGTCGGCTATGCCACAGGGATAGTAATTGTACCAGGTGTAGCTTATTTGCTACACGAATGGAGATATATTCAATTAGCAATATCTTTACCGGCTTTGCTTTTGCTAATACACTTGTG GCTTATGCCAGAATCTCCACGATGGCTGATAACTCACAATCGTCGACAGGAGGCGAAGAGTTTAATCGATAGAGCATCTAAAGGAAGTCCTGATGCAGAAATGAGTACGTCATTGACATCACCCATACAAATACAAGAGTTAAAACAAGAATCGAAGGATACCAAAGAAGGATTGcataaaaatatcaaaggaTTTTTGGTGCTTCTTAGCAATAGTGAATTACGAAAGAGGATTCTTATCACGAATTTTACTTGGATGACAGCTTCTCTGACTTATTACGCGTTAG CGTTAAATGTAAACAATTTCTCAACAAATCGGTACATTTATGTGTTGGTAATGGGTCTAACAGAAATACCAGCTTATTTGATACCGACACCGATTCTAATGATTATGGGACGACGTCTAGGAAGCGTAATTTTATATGTCATAGCTGCGTTATGTCTACTCTGTATTCTCGCGATTCCAACGACTCAAAACGATGCAATTATGACCGTATCCTTAATTGGTAGATTCAGCGCGTCAGCTGCTTATGGGATCGTCATTCTATATAGCTCGGAGCTTTTCCCCACG GTCTGCAGAAACTCCGCGGTTGGTACGAATTCTGCGATGTCGCATGTCGGAAGTGTGGCCGCGCCTTACGTCGCTGATTTATTAGGAGCTGTTGTATGGTGGGGACCAACAACTCTTTGCGGTGGCTTAGCTTTAATAGCAAGTATACTATGTTCGATTTTGCCGGAAACTCGGGGCAGGCCGTTAGCGAACACCGTCAACGAGGAAATTACGGAAGAACGAGAGAACGTGTCGTTTTATAACTCTTGCAAGTGTGTATGA
- the LOC100646002 gene encoding organic cation transporter protein isoform X1, with translation MLVFQKYEIIYLRMISRENMPANGDNDRGRTKDTDPLLEALDKLGYGSSFLWIIFIFTLTPTIFNGMHSMSYIFIAETPTHWCAIPSLTAANWTDEEIRNISSTSSCTMYDYNYEDFAHIGFEKALEYKISKPLPESISCEVRSFANDIDGTSLVQDWDLVCDKTVARSSTHMALSLGKLLGSALFGVIADKYGRKICYVIGIIMLITSGPAGAIVPWYWGFIISRVVNGASHAAIQYSSFTTLTEVANEKHRQWMGIAYNVGYATGIVIVPGVAYLLHEWRYIQLAISLPALLLLIHLWLMPESPRWLITHNRRQEAKSLIDRASKGSPDAEMSTSLTSPIQIQELKQESKDTKEGLHKNIKGFLVLLSNSELRKRILITNFTWMTASLTYYALALNVNNFSTNRYIYVLVMGLTEIPAYLIPTPILMIMGRRLGSVILYVIAALCLLCILAIPTTQNDAIMTVSLIGRFSASAAYGIVILYSSELFPTVCRNSAVGTNSAMSHVGSVAAPYVADLLGAVVWWGPTTLCGGLALIASILCSILPETRGRPLANTVNEEITEERENVSFYNSCKCV, from the exons ATGCTTGTTTTTCAAAAGTATGAGATTATTTACCTTCGTATGATTTCTAGAGAAAACATGCCCGCCAATGGAGATAACGATAGAGGAAGAACGAAAGACACGGATCCGCTGCTCGAAGCGCTTGATAAACTCGGATATGGGTCCAGCTTTTTAtggataatattcatttttacacTGACACCGACGATATTCAATGGAATGCACTCCATGTCTTATATCTTTATTGCCGAA ACTCCCACACATTGGTGTGCAATACCAAGTTTGACTGCCGCAAATTGGACGGACGAAGAAATAAGAAACATCTCATCGACCAGTTCATGTACTATGTACGATTATAATTATGAAGACTTTGCGCATATTGGATTCGAGAAAGcattagaatataaaatttcgaagCCTCTGCCTGAGTCAATTTCTTGTGAAGTAAGGAGTTTCGCGAATGACATCGATGGAACTTCTCTCGTGCAAGAT tgGGATTTGGTATGCGATAAAACCGTGGCCCGTTCGAGCACTCACATGGCTTTGTCCCTTGGAAAATTATTGGGTAGCGCTTTGTTCGGAGTCATCGCAGATAAATATGGCCGAAAAATCTGTTACGTTATTGGAATAATAATGTTAATCACCTCTGGTCCAGCTGGTGCGATCGTGCCTTGGTATTGGGGTTTTATAATCTCGAGAGTAGTTAACGGTGCTAGTCATGCAGCCATACAGTATTCGTCTTTCACGACAC TCACAGAGGTAGCGAATGAAAAACACAGACAATGGATGGGAATTGCTTACAACGTCGGCTATGCCACAGGGATAGTAATTGTACCAGGTGTAGCTTATTTGCTACACGAATGGAGATATATTCAATTAGCAATATCTTTACCGGCTTTGCTTTTGCTAATACACTTGTG GCTTATGCCAGAATCTCCACGATGGCTGATAACTCACAATCGTCGACAGGAGGCGAAGAGTTTAATCGATAGAGCATCTAAAGGAAGTCCTGATGCAGAAATGAGTACGTCATTGACATCACCCATACAAATACAAGAGTTAAAACAAGAATCGAAGGATACCAAAGAAGGATTGcataaaaatatcaaaggaTTTTTGGTGCTTCTTAGCAATAGTGAATTACGAAAGAGGATTCTTATCACGAATTTTACTTGGATGACAGCTTCTCTGACTTATTACGCGTTAG CGTTAAATGTAAACAATTTCTCAACAAATCGGTACATTTATGTGTTGGTAATGGGTCTAACAGAAATACCAGCTTATTTGATACCGACACCGATTCTAATGATTATGGGACGACGTCTAGGAAGCGTAATTTTATATGTCATAGCTGCGTTATGTCTACTCTGTATTCTCGCGATTCCAACGACTCAAAACGATGCAATTATGACCGTATCCTTAATTGGTAGATTCAGCGCGTCAGCTGCTTATGGGATCGTCATTCTATATAGCTCGGAGCTTTTCCCCACG GTCTGCAGAAACTCCGCGGTTGGTACGAATTCTGCGATGTCGCATGTCGGAAGTGTGGCCGCGCCTTACGTCGCTGATTTATTAGGAGCTGTTGTATGGTGGGGACCAACAACTCTTTGCGGTGGCTTAGCTTTAATAGCAAGTATACTATGTTCGATTTTGCCGGAAACTCGGGGCAGGCCGTTAGCGAACACCGTCAACGAGGAAATTACGGAAGAACGAGAGAACGTGTCGTTTTATAACTCTTGCAAGTGTGTATGA
- the LOC100646002 gene encoding organic cation transporter protein isoform X3, whose protein sequence is MLVFQKYEIIYLRMISRENMPANGDNDRGRTKDTDPLLEALDKLGYGSSFLWIIFIFTLTPTIFNGMHSMSYIFIAETPTHWCAIPSLTAANWTDEEIRNISSTSSCTMYDYNYEDFAHIGFEKALEYKISKPLPESISCEVRSFANDIDGTSLVQDWDLVCDKTVARSSTHMALSLGKLLGSALFGVIADKYGRKICYVIGIIMLITSGPAGAIVPWYWGFIISRVVNGASHAAIQYSSFTTLTEVANEKHRQWMGIAYNVGYATGIVIVPGVAYLLHEWRYIQLAISLPALLLLIHLWLMPESPRWLITHNRRQEAKSLIDRASKGSPDAEMSTSLTSPIQIQELKQESKDTKEGLHKNIKGFLVLLSNSELRKRILITNFTWMTASLTYYALALNVNNFSTNRYIYVLVMGLTEIPAYLIPTPILMIMGRRLGSVILYVIAALCLLCILAIPTTQNDAIMTVSLIGRFSASAAYGIVILYSSELFPTGPMRLKNGKKLYNERRITFFHETERSAETPRLVRILRCRMSEVWPRLTSLIY, encoded by the exons ATGCTTGTTTTTCAAAAGTATGAGATTATTTACCTTCGTATGATTTCTAGAGAAAACATGCCCGCCAATGGAGATAACGATAGAGGAAGAACGAAAGACACGGATCCGCTGCTCGAAGCGCTTGATAAACTCGGATATGGGTCCAGCTTTTTAtggataatattcatttttacacTGACACCGACGATATTCAATGGAATGCACTCCATGTCTTATATCTTTATTGCCGAA ACTCCCACACATTGGTGTGCAATACCAAGTTTGACTGCCGCAAATTGGACGGACGAAGAAATAAGAAACATCTCATCGACCAGTTCATGTACTATGTACGATTATAATTATGAAGACTTTGCGCATATTGGATTCGAGAAAGcattagaatataaaatttcgaagCCTCTGCCTGAGTCAATTTCTTGTGAAGTAAGGAGTTTCGCGAATGACATCGATGGAACTTCTCTCGTGCAAGAT tgGGATTTGGTATGCGATAAAACCGTGGCCCGTTCGAGCACTCACATGGCTTTGTCCCTTGGAAAATTATTGGGTAGCGCTTTGTTCGGAGTCATCGCAGATAAATATGGCCGAAAAATCTGTTACGTTATTGGAATAATAATGTTAATCACCTCTGGTCCAGCTGGTGCGATCGTGCCTTGGTATTGGGGTTTTATAATCTCGAGAGTAGTTAACGGTGCTAGTCATGCAGCCATACAGTATTCGTCTTTCACGACAC TCACAGAGGTAGCGAATGAAAAACACAGACAATGGATGGGAATTGCTTACAACGTCGGCTATGCCACAGGGATAGTAATTGTACCAGGTGTAGCTTATTTGCTACACGAATGGAGATATATTCAATTAGCAATATCTTTACCGGCTTTGCTTTTGCTAATACACTTGTG GCTTATGCCAGAATCTCCACGATGGCTGATAACTCACAATCGTCGACAGGAGGCGAAGAGTTTAATCGATAGAGCATCTAAAGGAAGTCCTGATGCAGAAATGAGTACGTCATTGACATCACCCATACAAATACAAGAGTTAAAACAAGAATCGAAGGATACCAAAGAAGGATTGcataaaaatatcaaaggaTTTTTGGTGCTTCTTAGCAATAGTGAATTACGAAAGAGGATTCTTATCACGAATTTTACTTGGATGACAGCTTCTCTGACTTATTACGCGTTAG CGTTAAATGTAAACAATTTCTCAACAAATCGGTACATTTATGTGTTGGTAATGGGTCTAACAGAAATACCAGCTTATTTGATACCGACACCGATTCTAATGATTATGGGACGACGTCTAGGAAGCGTAATTTTATATGTCATAGCTGCGTTATGTCTACTCTGTATTCTCGCGATTCCAACGACTCAAAACGATGCAATTATGACCGTATCCTTAATTGGTAGATTCAGCGCGTCAGCTGCTTATGGGATCGTCATTCTATATAGCTCGGAGCTTTTCCCCACG ggaccaatgcgcttgaaaaacgggaagaagttgtacaacgagaggcggattacattttttcatgaaactgaaag GTCTGCAGAAACTCCGCGGTTGGTACGAATTCTGCGATGTCGCATGTCGGAAGTGTGGCCGCGCCTTACGTCGCTGATTTATTAG